The genomic segment aaaaaattaattcaattgagAATGACAGGTATCAACCAATTGATCCAATCAGTTAtcctacttttatatatattatagatatATATGCAATCGATTAAGTATATTAATCCTCGGCCCTAAAGTATAATCAAATTATCTAGAGATTCAAAGctacaataataattaactAGAAATCCacaaaaacagaaaacaaTCATTTTGGTCAGGTTGAACTGATGTACACTAAGCTGGAAGTGAAAACTAATTTTTCTAGCCTTGGCAATCAAAATCGACAGAATCTGACTATTTATGTTAATCATTTCTGTGGGTGAATTCTAGCCCTGGCACCTGCCAAATAACAACATTAGCTCTTGAATTAACTCTCACCCATCTCCCGTGACATTCTGCACTTTCCACTCATTTGCATTACCTAATTATTACAAGTAGATATTATGATGTGTAAAAATAGATTTATGTTGATAAATACTTCTTATGCAGGGCCTGGTGTTCAAAGTTACCTGAGTTATCACATTTTATTTGCCTTAGCCACATCAAGTTACAACTTTTTTGACATTGAGCAGGACATGCCATCATACATTTGAATCTGCAATTGTTCTTCATTTTAATGtctactcttttttttttttgtgtttttaattttatatcttttGCAGATTGGTGACAGGTTTATATGCCGCAGGCTGGTGCAGAAGTTATATGATAGAGCCCTTACAATTGGCCTTCAAGGTTATGCAAAACTGTAAGTCctacatttttcaaataaattgtTAGATGTGAAGCCTATATGTACAGGTTCTTGGTATCTGAAACTCAACAATGTCGAAacctttttgtttattttcagAGGCATAAAGAGAGATGCCTCAGTAATGATGTACCTAGTAACTGATTTTTGTAACAATTCATTTGGCCTTTGAAACTTAAGAGCACCTAAAATACCTGTTTTGGGGGGACCAGGGAGGTGTTGCTGATGATTTTCCAGTAATaaagtaattaataaattttcattatcaaTTTTCTGGAGTTGATAATGTTTATTGCAGGCATGAGCCTCGTTATTCTCGGCTAGCTAATTGGGAAGGCATAAAAAAGGTTAGTTTCTTCTTCAATGCAAGGACCATCTCTTCTTGGGGATATTGCATTAGTGTAGAAAGAATAATAGATCTGAAAGAAAATCATGCTGTTCTGTAGTTTCTCATACTGCAATAATCAACCATCATTTATCTAGTAATTGACCACCTTATGTTTTAGAAAAAACTTTCCTCATTTTGCTTTCATCTTGGGAAAATTAACTATAAAAGAGATTGATTTATAGTAAGTGTTCTTATCCCTTGCTTCTTCCAGGCCTGTCCTGGATAATTTTCACATGAAAACATTGAGCATGATTACATGTAGTAATTTGTAGACATGGATGCTTACCATCTTTTGTTCCCTAAATGGAAGACATAGGTCATaactacaaataaaaaaattttccgCAAGCTTCATGAACTTTCTGAAGCGTTTTCTCCCTCGCTACCTTTTCTGCTTCTATGATCATAGATGAGAAATTTCTGCAGCAGGAAAGAAGTATATATGCAATGAGCTACGGAAAATTTCTGTATTAACAGTTTTCATCAGTTATCTTTTCTTTGCCCCCTCTTCCTCAAGATATAAAGATTGTAAATAGAAGCATTAATTCTTTGAGGAATATTCACCTTTCATTGCTGTTATGAATGTTGCACCAAAATAGGAAAACAGCctggaaaattttttattgtgcTTACACTTATAAATTTCCATGAATAAGGTCTGCATGGAGGGTCACTGGAGTTTCACTTCTGTGACCTGGAGGGGAGTTTGGACCCGAGCTTTGAACCTCAAGTGCATGCATTTAACTTATTTGGTGCCTTGGAATCATCTCtgttccctttcttttcaTACTTGCAATGTTCGTTTTGTTGCTAGTACAACATATTCATGATTGTTGCCCCCTTTCTCTTGTTGGCAACTCTACCGGAACTCCAAGAGAACTGACATTTTCATGCAATCTGTATCTTGAGCATAAGTGTCATTCCTTTTCATTAGTCTCCTCTTCCTTTTAACTTATGCTGTTTTTTGGTTATCCTCTTGGCCTTCAAAAGTCACGTTCTGTTCGAGATTTTGACAACTTCGCTAAATGCCTTGTGGGAAAATTTGAGGTACTATCTGAAAATTTATCCATACTTACTTCTTTGCTGTTATTTTTATGAGTTACAAAAAGTATCATATTGTCTCTCAGACTGTAGATACATACTATAGGCATTGTAGCAGCTCTTCCTATGTGCAAAATGTTTCAGTACCATTGCTCTGTATCAGTGCTCTAGATGATCCTGTCTGTACCAGGGAAGCCATTCCTTGGGATGAATGCAGGTGGAGCTCCTATAATTATGCTACTGAATACTTTCTTTGAGtttatatgttattttgtGCAGTCTGGTAACTCTGTCTTTAACAGGGCAAATAAAAATATCGTATTGGCCACCCCACAACATGGAGGACATCTTGCATTTTTTGAGGGAATAACTGCATCTAGCCTGTGGTATTTCATAGCTTCACATTAGTGCATCACCAGTATAATATGTTTCTAACATCTGTTGATGCTATAAGTCAGCCATTCCATTGATAAAAGAATTTCAGGAAATTTGTATAGTTCCAAGCAGTCCAACTGGCCATTTTGTTTATGctttattatttgattgttGTTGTCAGCTACGGCACCTAATTCACCAAAAATGAGAGTGTGCAGAATCCATCGTGATCCTGTGAGCGTCAAATTTTAATCTCACTACTTTCAAACTGATCTTATGGTTAGCTTGTGATTGATAGCCTATATGGTCACCTGCTTAAGTCATTTCCTATTTATGTGATAGTAGTTACCAAAATATTTGAAGTGTCAAAGATGTTATCAATATGTTTTAACACACatactttctttttccttttattattCAGGTGGGTAAGGGCTACTAATGAATTTCTTAGTCTCCTACACTCTAGTCCACATCTGCATCTCCAGAAGGTTTGCTTCACGTTCATTGCCTTTAAGTTTACCTATCAAATTAATGGCACATTGCTTGGAGGCGTGTGAAGTTCTTGTTGCAAACTCTTTCTGTCTGGAGCaataaagtttttaaacaaaatttcagATCTATCAATTGTAATCTTATactctttttaaatttaatgcaATATTTAAACCTATATCTGTTAGTTGatactttttgttttgatgcATTTGCAGACAGAGAATTCTGACTTGCAGCTTTCATTGGGATCATCAATCGATGAGGGTCCATATGTAAATGTTACAGAAAATGGAATGGTGGCTGCAGTTGGTAATGAGCATATAAGAAATAACATAGTTGAAGACTTAGCTGGATTAAGGAAGATTCATAACCAAGAGTGTGATAAAATGATTTCAGCATCAGAACAGAACAAGCACCTGACTGAAACGATGTCTGATGTTGTGCCAAGTGCTGATAAAATGGTTTCAGCATCAGAAGAGAATGAGCATCTAGCTGAAGCAATGTCTGATTTTGTGCCCGGTGCTGCTCAAGTTTCTGGACAATCTTCAAACTTGCAGGGCGTCAATTCTTTTGATGTGATTGCTCATGTGAAAAGATGTTTGAATGATCTTTCCCGTCAAAACAGAAATTCAATGTGGTTGCTGGCTTACATTGCCATTATTACAAGTTGGCCATTAGTAGGTTCAGCTTTCCGCATTTTTTCCAGGAAGAAACTCAGAAACGTTTCACCTGCAGCTTTGCGTAGAAGGTAAACTACTGCTGCTAGTGTCGTATTTTGTATATGTTTAATGTGTCATTATTCAATTCTAAAAATGTGCATGGCTGCCTGCTGAAAATATCTGTTTTCTGATGGCAATTGTGAACTAAATACTGAACAACATGAAAAACCTTGTTAAACTAGCTTTTTGCCTAGAAATAACATTAAGGCTATTGATGAGGCAATCTCTATTATATCATATATTTTCTCTGTAATTGATGTCACAAAACCTGGGGATAAACTTTCCACACCATTGATTGATGGTTGAGTGGTTAATGTTTTGATTCCACAGTTGTTTTTCATCCATTGGACATGAGCTACACAGGGGAAGGCAGCCCTCTCTTATTCCATAAACCCAGCCTCCCTTCCCCTAGATTTGACACTGCAACCACTTTACTTGTCCTCATAGTTGAAATCACCCTTTTAATGGTATTTAATATACTATGTAAATTGCTTTGAAATGACTATATATATCTATCCTTTGTTCACCTACATCAAACaaacaacatatatataatcacAGCATGCATAAAACTTttgtttaatgaaaaatcacCAACTAAAGTTAATTATGATGAAGAGGAAAGTATGATGatgacccttttttttttttttggatttatgTATAGAGTCAATTCTGTGAATCAGCTTTAGCACATTCCTTATGCAAATCACCAATAAAGTTCCTTTGGTTACTCATCCCACCTACTAgttttcttgtcttttctcTGCTGTGAGTGCAACATACCCAACTGTATGTCAATGCTGTTTGCATAAAACACAGAGATTTCAACTCAATATCCACCTAAAGCATATCTAACTG from the Theobroma cacao cultivar B97-61/B2 chromosome 8, Criollo_cocoa_genome_V2, whole genome shotgun sequence genome contains:
- the LOC18593141 gene encoding LOW QUALITY PROTEIN: embryogenesis-associated protein EMB8 (The sequence of the model RefSeq protein was modified relative to this genomic sequence to represent the inferred CDS: substituted 1 base at 1 genomic stop codon) codes for the protein FNVLSLIPTSHYLLAFIVIWVAYLYNFLNIHFFRDLFSGFRGAPVSLTSHPSSPIYNDVVSKCRILHDRYLATPWLSSPHFQTVFLNFFGNPPVFSYNKQLFYASDGGTIALDWLTSSDGTSEMNNAISNDDTTLVVVVILGLTSDSASAYIKHLAFGMAKHGWDVVVSNHRGLGGVSITSDCFYNVGWTEDVXVVIDYLHHQHPKASLYAIGTSIGANILVKYLGEDREKVPLAGAVVICSPWDLLIGDRFICRRLVQKLYDRALTIGLQGYAKLHEPRYSRLANWEGIKKSRSVRDFDNFAKCLVGKFETVDTYYRHCSSSSYVQNVSVPLLCISALDDPVCTREAIPWDECRANKNIVLATPQHGGHLAFFEGITASSLWWVRATNEFLSLLHSSPHLHLQKTENSDLQLSLGSSIDEGPYVNVTENGMVAAVGNEHIRNNIVEDLAGLRKIHNQECDKMISASEQNKHLTETMSDVVPSADKMVSASEENEHLAEAMSDFVPGAAQVSGQSSNLQGVNSFDVIAHVKRCLNDLSRQNRNSMWLLAYIAIITSWPLVGSAFRIFSRKKLRNVSPAALRRR